The Thermosipho melanesiensis BI429 sequence TAACAATAAAAAGTTCATTATTTCCAAAGGTAACTTCAACGAAAAACATAAGCCCATGTGAAACATTTATTGGAAGGGAAAACGCATTTAAGGCCATGGAATTTGGCCTTTCTATGAATAAAGATGGATACAATATCTTTGTTGTAGGACCAAGTGGTACCGGAAGAAAATCTTTTGCAATCTCCCTTGCTAAAAGGTTTTCAAAACTTAAGAAAAAATATTATGATTTAATATATACAATTGACCTTGATGAACCTTATTCAGCTAAAGCAATATTACTTCCGCCTGGTGAAGGGAAAAAACTAAAAGAAAAACTTGAAAATGTTTCAGAAGATATCTTTAAAAACATACAACAAACCTTTGAAAGTGAAGAATATGAAGAAAAAAAGAAAGAATTAGAAAATGAATACGAACAAAAAAAAGAAGAAATTCTCCAAGAATTATCGAAAAAAGCCATTAGGTTAGGATTCATAGTAAAATTAACGCCTACTGGCATCGTTTACGCTCCTCAATTAGATGGTAAACCTTTAACACAAGAACAATTTGAAAAACTTCCAGAGGAAATAAAACAAACCTATGAAGAAAATGTGAAAAAACTAGAACATCTGATTTCCGGAGCTATTTATCAATTAAGAAAAATTGATAGTATCTATAGAGAAAAATTCAACGATTTAGATAGATACGCAACCCTCTTTTCTATAGAATCATCATTTGAAGAGTTAAAATCACAATTTAGATATTCGGAAAAGCTAATAGACTATTTTGAAAAGTTAAAAGACCATATTGTAAAACAAAGTGTAAAAATTAAAAATTTTGAAGAATGGAAAAATTACATAAAACACATCCTAACAATAAATCTATTAGTTGATAATTCTAATAGAAAAAGTGCACCTGTAATTTTTGAAAACAATCCAACCTATCCAAATCTCTTTGGAAAGGTAGAATACATATCAAAATCAGGAGTTTTGTACACGGATTTCTCCATGATAAGAAGTGGTTCAATACATAAAGCAAACGGCGGATATCTTATATTAAATGCAGAAGATCTTCTTAAATTTCCATATGTATGGGATAAATTAAAAAAAACTTTAATATCAAAAAAACTAACAATAGAAAATATTGACATTGCATACGGTCTAAATCCAACAATTACACTAAAACCAGAACCTGTTGAATTGGATTTAAAGGTAATAATTTTTGGCACACCCAACCTTTACTATTTACTTTACGAATACGATGAAGATTTCAAAAAGCTTTTTAAGGTAAAAGTGGAATTTGATTGGGAGATGGACACCACAAAAGAAAATATAAAACAATACTATTCATTCATTTCAAGTGTAGTTGAAAACAATAGATTGAATCCTCTTGATTCAAAAGCACTTAGAAGGGTAATTTGGTACTCTATGAGATTATCAGAAAACCGGGAAAAACTTTCCATGAAAATGGGAGAAATTGCAAGTTTGATAATAGAAGCAGATTATCATTCAAAGTTAAGAAATTCAAATATGATTACTGATAAAGATATTTTAGATGCGATAAAAGAAAGAGAAAATAGAGTAAGGCTTTTAATGGATAAATACGATGAATCACTTAAAAAATACGAAATTATGATTGAAACACATGGAAAGGTTGTCGGGCAAATTAATGGACTTACTGTAAGTCATTTTGGTGACTTTTCATTCGGTATGCCGGTAAAAATCACTGCAAAAACATATGTAGGTAATTCTGGAATTATTGATATACAGAGAGAATCAGATTTAAGCGGTAATATACACAGCAAAGCTGTATTAACATTAATGGGGTATCTTGGTAGTAAATATGCAACCGAATTTCCTCTTTCAATTGGTGTTTCGATAAGCTTTGAACAAGTATATGGTATGGTTGAAGGTGATAGTGCTTCACTGGCCGAAACAGTTGCAATTATT is a genomic window containing:
- a CDS encoding ATP-binding protein; translated protein: MKKLTFRELTIKSSLFPKVTSTKNISPCETFIGRENAFKAMEFGLSMNKDGYNIFVVGPSGTGRKSFAISLAKRFSKLKKKYYDLIYTIDLDEPYSAKAILLPPGEGKKLKEKLENVSEDIFKNIQQTFESEEYEEKKKELENEYEQKKEEILQELSKKAIRLGFIVKLTPTGIVYAPQLDGKPLTQEQFEKLPEEIKQTYEENVKKLEHLISGAIYQLRKIDSIYREKFNDLDRYATLFSIESSFEELKSQFRYSEKLIDYFEKLKDHIVKQSVKIKNFEEWKNYIKHILTINLLVDNSNRKSAPVIFENNPTYPNLFGKVEYISKSGVLYTDFSMIRSGSIHKANGGYLILNAEDLLKFPYVWDKLKKTLISKKLTIENIDIAYGLNPTITLKPEPVELDLKVIIFGTPNLYYLLYEYDEDFKKLFKVKVEFDWEMDTTKENIKQYYSFISSVVENNRLNPLDSKALRRVIWYSMRLSENREKLSMKMGEIASLIIEADYHSKLRNSNMITDKDILDAIKERENRVRLLMDKYDESLKKYEIMIETHGKVVGQINGLTVSHFGDFSFGMPVKITAKTYVGNSGIIDIQRESDLSGNIHSKAVLTLMGYLGSKYATEFPLSIGVSISFEQVYGMVEGDSASLAETVAIISAISNIPVKQSIAVTGSINQHGIVQPIGGAIEKIEGFYRLCKHRGLDGSHGVIIPEANVKNLVLKDEILNDIKNGLFNIWTVKTVDEAIELLMDKKAGKLNTKGKYPKGTVNYMVVERLKKIHEYIDGKKGRR